A segment of the Populus alba chromosome 9, ASM523922v2, whole genome shotgun sequence genome:
TTTCTCGATGTTGGTGGACTGAATTAAGATGGTGTGTATAGATTCTCAGGTATTGATGGTGTGGTGGTGTCTCGTCGTGCCCAATTGGTGAATATTAAATGGATCAGGTGATTGTGGCTGACTCTTGGTTGATGTGGTATCTTCATCGTGTCATTCGGTGAATTATTAAATGGATCTGATGACGGCCTCCGGTGGATGGTTTGTCCGTCCGTGCCCATCTGtgtgaattattttgatggatcAGGTGACGGTTGGAGAGACTCTGGTGATGGTGGTGTTTCGCCGTGACCCATCTGGTGAATTATTGAATGGATCAATGTGACGATGCAGGACTCCGGTGATTGTGGTTGTTCTCGCCGTGCCCATCTGGTGAAAATTAAATGGAGTCGGGGATGGTGGCAGACTCCGGTGATGTGTGTCTCGTCGTGCCCATTCTGGTGAATTATTGAATGATCGGGTGAGGTGCAGACTCCGGTGATTGTGGTGTCGTCGTCGTCGTACCCAACTGTGTTGAATATTAAATGGATCAGGTGATGGACAGGACTTGATGATGACCGGTTTGTGGCCCGCCATGCCACCAGGTCCTGGATTGGTATGGGTCAGATGCATGGCGAGAGACTAATTGATGAAAGATTGGTGGTGAGGATATCTCCGGAGTTGATGGACTAATTGATAAAGATGGTGGTAAGGATACCTCTGGTATTGATGGACTAATTGGTTCAACTGGAGCCAGCGGTAACTTTAGGTTCTGGTGTTTTGGTAATTCTGGTGTTGAGGGCAGGATTGGTGATGATGCGTGTTGGAGTAGAGGTTAGATTTAGGTGAGATGGGGTTGTTGTGTTCTCTGGAGTAGGATTGGTGTGGGTATGTGGCTTTGGATGGAGGGTTTGAAGAACCTCCTCCTGCCAGAACACTTGTCCTTGCTGCAATCCACAGGTCGGCTCCACCACTGCAGGTAACATGTCCTGCTGACTTCTGTTTTGGCCGTCAGGACAGGCAATTCTGGATCATCCAACACGGTTTCCTTGATGGAGGCACGCAAGCTTGAGCCTCCCCCTTGAATAGTTATACGAGAATCGTGAACAGTTCGTTCAAGCTTGACAACCTACAAATGTTCTCAGGCACAAATCCTGTCAGCTTGTGTCTGCAAGATCCAAGAGCTCAACCTGTTCCTTTAGCCCTTGCACAAGTGGACCGGCAAATCGCCGTGAAAAACACCATTGTGGCTAAGCATCAAACAACAGTCACATTACCAAGCAGCTCCCAATTTCTGCAGGCGGAAGGCACACCAAGATCATTGCCCATAAAGATGACCTCGTTCAAGGTGGTCATCTTGGCCGATTGTCTGTGGTGGAATGCAGCCAGTGGAATTTGTATAGATCTGTTCGCAAAAAGTGGACTACAGAAAACTGAGGAGTTTACCTAGTGTCTCCGGAATGGTGGATGTGGTGAACGGTTGTCATATCAAGAACAAAGCATCGAGGTCCTGTGAAGAGTCTGGAGGCAGAAACTTCGAATCATTGAATCTGATGTCAAGATACTTGAGGTCTCTGGCAAGGTTAAAACAAACAGAAAGGGAAGTCACCAAACAAAGCGGTTGTTGCTGACATCAAACTCGTTAATGAGTGTGAGCTTTGGGAAAAGCTCTTGGGGATGATTTCCACAAAAACCATGTTTAGAGTTAATGTGGAACAATGCAACATCTGTCAAAAGCCCCAATTCAGCTGGAAGGTACCCAGCAATATCCAGCACCGTTAAGATCAACACCCGCCATAACGCTGAGACCAGAGTCGTCAAGAGCCGGTGCACAAAACACACCATTATAAGCACACACGTCGGCGCCAACCCAATTGCCAGTTGTATTAACACGGGTCTCGGAATACCATTGCCTTTTTCCAGGCCGTGGAGACCAAATATATGCCCTCCTGAGCCTTCTGGTTTGGCAAAGGTTTCTTTCACATCCACCTCGTACTCAAAATCATCGGGAAGTTCAGCCCATTTCATGTAATGTCAATAGTGGCGACGAGCAATAGAAGATGCTTCAGCATCAGTTAGGCAAGAGAGAAGGTTGAgaaagaagataaagagaggaaaaaagaaaaagcagcCCAAGACTCTGAGAGTTTCAGCCATTACTGACTACCTTGGAAGTCCCAAGGCTGCTTATAGGATGGAATGAATGTGAGAAGGATGTTATatcaaggaaaagaaaggaaaggttTGACAGCCATTGAGAGGTTGTGGAAAGAGATCTCCAGTTTTAGGCACCCGAAATTTATGCAGTTTATGGACACCATAGGAATTTGGCTGCACCTCTAATATTAGAGCATAGGTTTTGCTTGGATTGTGGGGAACATGACTCAATGAAACTAAACTAAGAATAGCTAAAAAACTACCAATTGACCATGTCAATCTGTAACTAATCCTTGGTACCAAAATAACACCTTGAATACTGGAGAAGAACCATTTTGGAGAATAACAGGTGTCATCTTCATCTACGTTATTTTTATAGTAACAATGGATCTTTGTGTGGTGCCTGTGGTATTTCAGATAGGTTTATTGGTAGATGATGTGAGGAACTAGTAAGAGTTCGATCCCTTTCCCACCATGTACGCGAGAATCTCTTTTCGAATTaacatgattattttctttttctgtctgatgatgaggaaaaaaaaaaaaaaaaaaaacacctctgTTCCTCCACGTGCTGTCATGGAAAGCAATGTTTTGGCTTCTTACTTTCCTCTGAGCTGAACTAAGGCTGTTAGGATTGGGAAAGAAAGCTAGATTGACACAGTAGCGATAGGAAAGGCAAGAGCACAAGCCTATAGTTTGCATCAAATGTGTTGCAAGAGCTATTTTGGAGTGGCATTGTTCCCTGTATTCCATCTTCTTTGGGCACACACTAGTCAATGCATCTATAAATGAAACAGATAATAAACGTTCAATGCAAAACTGGAAAAACTACAGTTTATTGGAAAATCCAATCcacaaaagaaaacacttttcattCGCACCCCATTAATACtcaaaaacttgcaaaaatattaagaaaaacaaaaaataataacttcttCTTAACCCGTGAAACACATTTTTACAAAATTTGCAGACATTGAATGTTGCAAACGGATTTTCTAGCACTAGGAACTTCCCATGACGCAACCTGAAGAAACGACGATCAGATAAAAATCCCAGAGTACATAAACACCATATGAATCAATATCATCTATAGAAATTTCACATATTCACGCCACATCCATGTATACAAGGTATGCAAAGAAGCAACCGAGCACAGGCATGCAACACGACACAGCTTGTTTATCAATCTGTTTCGTGGTCCGGAGCAGGAGAGTACCAAGCAGGGAACCTTCCTTTAGTTCTAAGCATTCTAGTAAATGGTGAATCCGGCATTCTAGCTCTTTCTTCCTCTTCAAGCTCCTCCAGCGATTTTGGCAAACCATCTGGTACTGGACAcggtctctctctttctttcatcACATTCGGTGGTGCCGCCATACTGAAAGCTTTCTTTTTACCTTTGTTCATTGATGTTATTCCATGTAAGCACCCAATTAATGACTTAACACCACCAGATTGGATAATTAGCCTCACTACATCCTCTTTCGGTGACTCTCTCTGCAGCGCATCACAACTTGTTAAGACTTTACTTAAATGGTTCTCAAGTACTTGATACATATTggattttctctaatttttaagtttatccCTCAACTTTTAACAGAAAATATCAGTATTGATAAATTGATCTTAGCAAGCCAATGAACCAGCTCAATCAAATTGGAATCAGTTTAACTAGTTAGCTGCTTGTGTTAAGATTAGTTATTGAATTAATACAGCAACAACAACCAAGCCTCATCCAAATTAATTTGGGTCGCCAATATGGATCCTTATATGCCATTTACACGCGATCATATTACCAAACTCACCTCATatcaagagattaatataactaAACTTTGTAATTCAAATCTTCCCTTTCACTCTATTTTCAATGATCAATGCTACAAGTAACTTACTTCAAGATCTTTCAGTTCAAAATAAGCTCTCCAGCAGCTATAAGAATCATCCCCTTCAAGAGTTGAACAATAATCTGCATACAAAAACACCATATTTTACACTGTTGGCATCAACTAATagccaaaaaacaataaaaaagcttCAAACTAACAACTTCAAATATTTCAACAAAAGTAACAGAACCtcattaaaatcaagaaaacagcCCGTGTGATATAAAACATACAAGATTCCAATCAAGAAACGAGAGATACTTGAAGAAAATCATTGCATCAGATTAAAAAATCGGAAGATCGaaacttaaatataaaagaaacacaaaatcatCATGTCATGGTCTTTAGAGAATCAAGAATCAAAGAAATTGTAAGAGATCAAGTTTAAAACATTTACCAGCAAGTTCGTTCTCGGATTTTTGAATCAGGGGTAGTGACTTAACAGCTCGCTCAATCTTGGTTCGGCTAAAGGGATCGAGTTTAGGAATATTTAAAGCATCATCACTTCTTGAAGAAGAACAAGTAATGGTAGAAGAAACAACTCTCTTGCTTGAACGATTAACATCTCGGGCTTCTATCAGTAAAGGAGATGGAAATGAACGTAAGAGAAGTGATTTTATCATCGTATCAAAACAACACTGTCTCTTGGTTTCTTGGTTGTAATTTTGGATCACTGAGTGTTTTAGATAAGGCTTGAGAGACAGGATTATGGGATGAAAGAGTGCTAAATACTGTGGATTGTGGAACAATGGAAGAGTGATGATGATCTACTTGGTGGTGTCCTTAATCGcagttttgtttctgtttagTCCTTTTACTGTTTTTTATACGAATATCATCCATCtccttcttatttttataatcaagtagtgtttgtttttgcaatttcacattatttttaaaaaataataattttttttttaattttttaatataataatatcaaaaataaattttaaaaaataaaaaatatattattttaatacattttaaaataaaaaaataattaaaaaataatttttagcatAATCTAAAACACGTTTTTAATGTGATATTCCAGCCACTCATATTAACagctaaaaaaattgttaatacaTACtccttttttctaaaaataaaaactatcctttatatttttgttataaatatcaaaaataatttttattgtaaaataatttaaaaaataaatattttattacccTCAGACTTCACACCTTTCCTTGATTACATTTAACTTtgataatagaataaaaataaaaataaatagatgaattttcaccataattattatttttataaggtATATATTAATTGTATGAACTGTATTTGTTTTCACAACAAGTGACAAAAATCacgaaaattatattaaatcaagagaaaaaattttctaatttggAGCCAATAACAGTGATATATTTTCAATCAGTTGGAATTGAaagaagaaatatattaatatgaaataaagtttaagggatgaaattaatataaaaactattaaggGAATCGTAATAGGTACATTTAAGAGTAAGGGGACCAAATACACCAATAGCCGTGAAAAGTGCAGTCGAAGGGACCTTGCCTGAAGTGGATAaggattagatttttttagtagTGGTAGTATACTTTTTTGGAGATATTTTTATTGCAGTGAAAGAGACGGGGAAGTGGCCGTTTGATTGGTGATAGAAGAAATTTTTTGCCGTTGATTTAGATGACTTTATTGTTGACTAGAATTTAAAACAGGTGCAGGAACTAGAAGCGGGGCACGCTGGTTTTTTTCAACAGTTAGCGAAACGCGGCGTGGTGTGCAGATCAGTGGGCAGGAAAAGTCTTTCGTATATTCTGtcgtttgtttatttttgcaagGGCGATTGACACGTGTCACactgattttcttttatttgtttttttttaaaaacaattgcgAGCAAAGAAAATTCCATGAGTAAATTATTTTGAGTAGATGAGAATAGAATGGCgtcactttttttataaatattaatgagaCTGGGATATTCTAGATGCATGTAGAGTGATTCCAAGTTtgtaaatttgttattttatgattttagatatCATATTTTTCTTGGATAATTTTAGGTTTTAGAAAAGGAGCCAAACAATACCTTTTGTAACTGCTAAGGTAGAAATTCGGAGATGCCATTAGAGCATCGTGATCATGTTGTAAATaaacatcttttatattttactagACATAAAAGGCCggaccaaattattttttttccagggaAAAAATAGCTCTAGAAacacttgtgtttttttaaaaaaaagataaatttgataatcaagtttaattttaattaatttgataatataataaaattacaaggtcaacaacaaaaatatatatatatatatatatatatatatatatatatgatgtccAACGAatgatgttaataaaataaaataaaaatatatttcattctcTGTTGACTTTTCAAACGGTGATCTGAGTTATAATATTGGAAGCactgtacataaaaaaaaattatgatggtTAAAACtactcaaaaaatcaaaataaaacatagcaataaaaataatgatgattaaactccaaaaacaataaatcagTCAATCAAAGGGTgacaacaaaatttaatttgagaattaaattgaaaagaataaaaacagtaacaaaaatttaaaaaatcaaaaagataaagattaagatgaaaaaaaacaacacattgtaaactttgattgaatggtaaaattagaaaaaaacaaaaaaacaaaattttatgaaagagtaaggggaaaaaattaaaaaattataagtataAGAATCGAatctaaaacatcaaaacataataataataataaattgaacaAGCAAAATTTTCCAATgtcttttttaacataaaaaaaaccctatatgtaaatttaaaagtttatgcACACTTCTAACCgaacaaatcaaatgaaaaaaaatagtcaccggcaataaacaaaaacaaaattaaaaaaagtaagagataaatatagattaaagatatttaatattacaaCACACAACACATGTAATTTACTTGATTATGTTTAATGAGTTTGTTtatcaagataaattattaatagaAACTAAAACACATatagaatttattgaataaaaaaatatatcatgtaaggttggatatattaaaaatattatatgaaaaaaaatatttatatataaaaaaaacttaatgtgtatggaatttaaaaaaaaaatcatatctacctctttaaaaattaaataacttcaGTATCATTTAAAAACAATCGCAATTTCAAAAAAGCTGAATAGAGggaaaaatcaccaaaaaaggGGTATTGATTAaatcatgtataaaaaaattatttcaaaaaaaataatacatattaaataaggtattactagaaaaaaaaaaattttaaaaaaaaaaatttagctagACACTATTAAGCTTATAAGCCAAGCCTAGCGTTTGACCCATTAAGCAAAGGCCTATGTgtgagcatttatttttttcatatagttaATAGGCTAAACAACATGTCATCAaccacaattattttttttaaaaaaatatgtcaccAGCATCAGCAAACAACACATTATTTGAGAATCCTCAAAATCTAGCTGTTATGTTGGTCATGAAAATAAGATCTTGAAGTTCGCATTttcaatcatttgttttttatacctaaaaaaacatcatataagCTTTGCTAGAACAACCGATGACCTTGAAAATGTAAAGAAACgatctaaaattcaaaattaactcgaaatctaaaatttttttaagtttatatatgtttttttttcccaacactTTTCAAGATAAACAAACACCTAATTTAAACTCTTCTCTTTATATGGAATCATTTGATAGAAATAATGAccattttcaaattttacttGATTGTTGCAGTTTTGAAAGTCTATAAACTTATTGAAAAAAGCACACAACTATTATCTTATCATCTCCAAcaaaaacaggaaaaagaaaaaaacttaaactggGCAGCTCCAGGCTCACGGACCCAGAATATAAGGCTGCTGGCTGTTGTTTTCAGGTCGAGCCCAGATTAACTTTCTGGGCTTGATTGAGCCCCGCACTCCACGAATGGTACAATCCCGTTTAAAGAATTTGGATACATCGGCTCATGTTGTTCTCAGTTTCCACAGCGTAGCTGGACATAAACCTGCATTATCAACATGGCCACCTTGGCAATGGCTGTCCCTGTCGACACAAATGATGCAAAGCCAAATCCCATTATTAGATTCCacgctttatatatatatattggtttatatatactcttttttttattctgcttAGCATTTCCATATGCATCAATATCTCtgtttttaatcaattatttatatgaacTCAAACATTTTCTGTTAATACGGGCCTTCTACCTtgccttcaaaaaaaaattcaaagccgTGGTGCCTTTGGGTGTGATTTCCTAAGATTTCCATCATGCTGCTAATACGggccttttttaattttaaataaaaaaaaattaaaattaaaaaaaaaacacatttcaactaataaataatgatatttccttttctattaGATCAGATATTACAtgatcaagtttttaaaatttgtttttccatgAATTGCCTTGACGATAAgcttaatttttgttgttgttgatttagGTAAATTAAGATAGTGATAGGTTTAATGAACTTTTACCAATTgtgattaagatttttaattaggtataaaaaaactatcttaatttaaaattttattaaaacggTTAAATGAGATgatttaaatctaatttataatttctaacATGTACAAGATAAAGTAGCGCATAAAtgtgaaaatgaataaaaaatggtAGATGACCAAATCGCTCATCATTTCCAGGAAATTCCcgttgtgtgttttttttttttttttttaaactggaGTTAGTCGTGACCGAGGACTGCTGCTTTCCGACGTGGCAACTGAAATACCAAGTTGGAGAAAGCACCAGCTCCAGCACCTTTCTTTCTCCACGAACCATTCAAATGCGAATAAAAATCGACTCCGAATTCCCTTGGGCTCCCGCAACCTcggttttcaatttcttttcatgaTCGCGATACAAAATTGAGGAATTCTAGggtttagaaaacaaataaaatgaaggcTATGGAGACAATACAGGATCTGATTGAAGAAGCTAAAGTTCGAATGGTTTGGTGGTGTCTCTGTATCTTTGGCGTCACTTACTTCTTATCTCGTAAGTTCGCGCTTTCTTAAGCTATTTTGATCCTGTTAACTCCTAATAAAGTTCGTTTTGAAGgtttaatttttaggtttttttgatCATTTAATAAGTGAATTTGTGTTCCGGTGTCGTGTCAATTGAGCTAGGGTTAGCATTTTGTGGAGTTTGCTGTTGACACGGCATTGGTTGCTTTTCAGTgattattttacttttctttcaaggtgaaatgcttttattttatttggtacTCAGTTTTAATTTAAGCCAgggtttttacaattttttctgtgattttttgaaactaattattttattttattatatttttcctaCCTGATTATGTTTTGGTTGCCTGTGGAAATTAAGGACCtgatagaaaattaaattttcgaGTCCTcgctgttttcttttctttttgttaaaaaatgatgaaattaaatcaGCTGAGGTTAACTATAAAATGCAGGTTGAGTGGCATGGAGTTGATTCATAGGTTAGATTTATTacttaaataaatgtttttggtTATTTGCGTGCGTGTAATGCATTATTTTGGTGTCCTTTGCCTAATAGAAACAGAATATTGAtgataaataatcaatttaatgtgtttttcgGTGACGATCATTGCCATTCATTACAGATACAAGTTCATCAATGTGGATGAATCTTCCCATATCAATTCTCTTTGTTTCCTTGTTACGAATTTTGTGTAATGAGGTGGAGTTCAGCTGGAAAGTGCGCCGGTCAGTCCGTCGACCTTCTTATTTGTCACATTTGGAGAAGAAACAACTGTCTTTGAATGATTCACGACTTTCTTCCGTGCCACCGCCACCAAAGTGGAAGAGGAAAATTGATTCTCCAGTTGTCGAGGCTGCAATTAGTGATTTCATTGATAAGATATTGAAGGATTTCGTGGTAGATTTGTGGTATTCAGAAATTACGCCAGATAGGGAGGCACCTGAACTGATGCGGTCAGTAATCATGGATGCTCTTGGCGAGATATCTGGAAGGGCTAAAGAGATAAACCTCATTGACTTGTTAACAAGGTGAGTTTTTCTTTGTCCTGTAATAgcctttttaaaatgaaaatggtCACACAAATCATTGAGAAACTTTTAAAATGGTCACACAAGCTATCGAGAAACTTTTCTTAGTTAAAAAGCCATTGAGAAGCTTTAAGTGTGAAAACATCAGAATTAAAGACTCTCTATTGTTGCAGGGATATAGTTGATTTAATAGGGGATCACTTAGACCTCTTTAGACGAAACCAAGCAGCCATAGGTGCTGATGTAATGGCAACTCTTTCCACTGAAGAGAGAGATGAAAGGTTGAAACACCATCTAATTGCTTCTAAGGAGCTTCATCCTGCACTGATATCTCCTGAGAGTGAGTACAAGGTGTGAGTGGAGcgttccaattttttttctctacttcCATATATActgtctttattttatttaacaatccttttcttttgcttccattttctcttccaaaaaggttcttcaagagttgattggtggAGTTTTAGCTATAGTACTGAGACCTCGTGAAGCTCAGTGTCCGCTGGTTTGGACTATTGCTCGAGAGATTGTAACTTGCTTGGTAATGCAGCCTCTTATAAACCTTGCAAGCCCTGCGTAAGTATACAAGATTACCCAGTCTTGGTTGTaggcctcttttttttctctgtaaatgtagattttctaaaaaaaaagaagaagattattTTAGGTGCAACATGAGAACTTGAGGAAATATTGGATTTAAAAGTAATTGGATGATGCTTTGCTTAAGGCCTCATTCTAAGAATGTGTCCATTTGTATCCTGATGTTTCATGCTCATAGGAAAGAAGTAATATGAAATATAATCTTGAAAAGGACAAATTTatcgaagaagaagaggaaggagggGGTTGGGGGAGGTTGGGGACAAGTGGCTCTACTAGTTCTTGGGAAAGCTCATTGCTGTCTAATTGTTAGGAACCTTTTGAAACGAAATTGACAACATTCTGTGAAGCAACTTACAGCAAGTTTTcctgaaaagaagagaagaaaaaatcatattttttcagaGCAGCTGGTTGTGAATGCTTAATGCTGTAATCTGTCAACCAAGAACTTGCTATATTTTACCGTGAACCACTTGTATGGAATACATGCAGTTAAACAATACGTGCTCATTGATTATATATGTTTGAATTATCGATGAATTCTGCTAAAATGGGCATTTCTGGACTGTGAACTTTATATAAgatccctttaagttgaagtaggCTGTTCTGACAGCTTTTCTTTTAGGTCTTTTTATGTACAAGATTTACGTGGCACTGATATTGTCTATTACATGTAATTATCAGCTCTGTGcacttaattttgttttttagcttgGATAACTAGGCGCACTGTGCTAAAATGCACATTTCTAAGCTGTGTACTTGATATAGTATACCTTTAAGGTAAAATAGAATATTCTCACAGCATTTCTTTTACTGTTATggacaatattttcttggtaTTGCATCGGCTATGCATTCTTATTCTCAATGTAGGAAAAACTGCATTCTTGAATTCTTCCCAACAAGCCGTCTTATCACCTGTTGTTGCTGGTTGGACTGTCTGATTGGAGAAGTGCCTATCAGTGCTATCCTTCTCCAAATGTTTCATCTTTCATGAGTTGAccatttttcaaagtatttggTGCTATGACCATCCTGATAGGTGTATTGTCTACAAATGTTTTACAATCATGTTTTTGTTTGCATGTAATACCCTGCAAGATTAGATAAATTTTTGGAATGCTTTTCTGTTAATATGCACCTTACCATATTGAATCTTATAGTTATGCTTTATGTGACCAGGTATATCAATGAGGTGCTTGAATTGATCTTACTTGCCATTAAAGAGGATAGTCCAAAAGATGCTGGTGGTGATCACCCTGCAGGGAGTGTGCATAATGTTGACTCTACCTCAAGAAAGGATCCTTCCTTAAATAGTCAAAGGTCTGAGATTTTTGACAACAAAATGGACTATCGAGGGACTGATAAAACTTTGGCTAAAATTGATGATCACAGAGAAACATATTTGGATTATAACTCACACCAACAAGAGCCTATGCAGCCACATCCTGTGGAGTGGGCACGAATATTAGAGGTGGCGACCCATAGAAGAACGGAAGTTCTTACACCTGAAAATTTGGAAAATATGTGGgcaaaaggaagaaattataaaaagaaagagaacaagaACGTCAAAGCAGGGGTTCCGAAATCAATGGCAAAGAGTTCTGTTACAAACACCACAGCTACTACAAATTTGGgaaaaagtatgccaataaaTAGCAACACAATGCCTACAAAGATGGAGGAGAAAACACTATTGCATCTAACACATGGATTGAGTCTAGATACTTTAACAAGTCACGAGAATAGAGATGGGAGACAGTTTACGCAGAATGGTAGCCAGGAATTGTCTTTTGAAGGGTCACGTGTTGGTGGTGAATGGGAGAATGCTGACAATCTCGCTTCGAATGAAAACAGAGGTGGGATTAAGAGATCCAATAGCACCTCTGCTCTAGAAGCACTGCCTGGTAAAAAGAAGGTATTTACAGGAGATGGTGGGGGGTCCATTATCTCAGAGTTTTACAGCCCGGAATCTCACAGGAGTGCAGAACATGCTGTTAAGAAGGTTTCAGACATAGTACTTCGCAGCGAGGGACCTTATAGTCCCAAGTTGAAGTGTCGGGTGTGCATCCTTTTCTGAAATCACTGCAAGACATACAGATTTAGAACATAAATTGTCACTAGATTCTTTGTGCAATAAGGGATTTAAATTAGAGCAGCTTCTTAAGCCGTACTCTTTTCCTGTCATCATACTTGGatctaattaaaatatcttACAG
Coding sequences within it:
- the LOC118058698 gene encoding CCG-binding protein 1; the encoded protein is MIKSLLLRSFPSPLLIEARDVNRSSKRVVSSTITCSSSRSDDALNIPKLDPFSRTKIERAVKSLPLIQKSENELADYCSTLEGDDSYSCWRAYFELKDLERESPKEDVVRLIIQSGGVKSLIGCLHGITSMNKGKKKAFSMAAPPNVMKERERPCPVPDGLPKSLEELEEEERARMPDSPFTRMLRTKGRFPAWYSPAPDHETD
- the LOC118058699 gene encoding uncharacterized protein isoform X1, yielding MKAMETIQDLIEEAKVRMVWWCLCIFGVTYFLSHTSSSMWMNLPISILFVSLLRILCNEVEFSWKVRRSVRRPSYLSHLEKKQLSLNDSRLSSVPPPPKWKRKIDSPVVEAAISDFIDKILKDFVVDLWYSEITPDREAPELMRSVIMDALGEISGRAKEINLIDLLTRDIVDLIGDHLDLFRRNQAAIGADVMATLSTEERDERLKHHLIASKELHPALISPESEYKVLQELIGGVLAIVLRPREAQCPLVWTIAREIVTCLVMQPLINLASPAYINEVLELILLAIKEDSPKDAGGDHPAGSVHNVDSTSRKDPSLNSQRSEIFDNKMDYRGTDKTLAKIDDHRETYLDYNSHQQEPMQPHPVEWARILEVATHRRTEVLTPENLENMWAKGRNYKKKENKNVKAGVPKSMAKSSVTNTTATTNLGKSMPINSNTMPTKMEEKTLLHLTHGLSLDTLTSHENRDGRQFTQNGSQELSFEGSRVGGEWENADNLASNENRGGIKRSNSTSALEALPGKKKVFTGDGGGSIISEFYSPESHRSAEHAVKKVSDIVLRSEGPYSPKLKCRVMGADFEKLGSNSFAVYSIAVTDSENRTWFVKRRYRNFERLHKHLKEIPNYTLHLPPKRIFSSSTEDAFVLQRCIQLDKYLQDLLSIANVAEQHEVWDFLSVSSKNYSFGKSSSVMRTLAVNVDGAVDDIVRQFKGVSDGFMRKVVGSTSPFDETDSSIYSRNLPWHSDDVNKHVLRQDTLEPVNSFYDTEESYIQENQEQKGVGSTAQANGWHSDNELNAKSFPPRVIKQGDESQTLGLEKKHVLEEKSKRINHGGFSVENSAVVSSHMDDPVGMPPEWAPSNVSLPLLNLVDKVFQLKRRGWLRRQVFWISKQILQLMMEDAIDDWLLRQIYWLRTEDTIALGIQWVQDILWPGGIFFTRTGGAQSKVDDDQPNLIPFQISQLGGSKVSNKGSFEEQLEAARRASDIKKMLFDGAPSTLVSLIGTKQYKRCARDIFYFTQSTICVKQLTYGILELLVLSVFPELRDLLLGINEKMRAPPA
- the LOC118058699 gene encoding uncharacterized protein isoform X2, which encodes MKAMETIQDLIEEAKVRMVWWCLCIFGVTYFLSHTSSSMWMNLPISILFVSLLRILCNEVEFSWKVRRSVRRPSYLSHLEKKQLSLNDSRLSSVPPPPKWKRKIDSPVVEAAISDFIDKILKDFVVDLWYSEITPDREAPELMRSVIMDALGEISGRAKEINLIDLLTRDIVDLIGDHLDLFRRNQAAIGADVMATLSTEERDERLKHHLIASKELHPALISPESEYKVLQELIGGVLAIVLRPREAQCPLVWTIAREIVTCLVMQPLINLASPAYINEVLELILLAIKEDSPKDAGGDHPAGSVHNVDSTSRKDPSLNSQRSEIFDNKMDYRGTDKTLAKIDDHRETYLDYNSHQQEPMQPHPVEWARILEVATHRRTEVLTPENLENMWAKGRNYKKKENKNVKAGVPKSMAKSSVTNTTATTNLGKSMPINSNTMPTKMEEKTLLHLTHGLSLDTLTSHENRDGRQFTQNGSQELSFEGSRVGGEWENADNLASNENRGGIKRSNSTSALEALPGKKKVFTGDGGGSIISEFYSPESHRSAEHAVKKVSDIVLRSEGPYSPKLKCRVMGADFEKLGSNSFAVYSIAVTDSENRTWFVKRRYRNFERLHKHLKEIPNYTLHLPPKRIFSSSTEDAFVLQRCIQLDKYLQDLLSIANVAEQHEVWDFLSVSSKNYSFGKSSSVMRTLAVNVDGAVDDIVRQFKGVSDGFMRKVVGSTSPFDETDSSIYSRNLPWHSDDVNKHVLRQDTLEPVNSFYDTEESYIQENQEQKGVGSTAQANGWHSDNELNAKSFPPRVIKQGDESQTLGLEKKHVLEEKSKRINHGGFSVENSAVVSSHMDDPVGMPPEWAPSNVSLPLLNLVDKVFQLKRRGWLRRQVFWISKQILQLMMEDAIDDWLLRQIYWLRTEDTIALGIQWVQDLF